A single Altererythrobacter sp. BO-6 DNA region contains:
- a CDS encoding 3-oxoacid CoA-transferase subunit B — translation MKRLTREQMAARVAQDIPEGAYVNLGIGLPTKVANYLPVDREVFLQSENGLLGMGPAPASGEEDWELINAGKQAVTLLTGGCFFHHADSFAMMRGGHIDICVLGAFQVSTTGDLANWHTGELDAIPAVGGAMDLAIGAKQTFVMMELLTKQGTSKLVERCTYPLTGLGCVSRVYTDLAVFETGAEGARVVEAVDGLSLDDLCHLTGVSLRLSHNSSNARGCTQRVLAIE, via the coding sequence ATGAAGCGCCTTACCCGCGAGCAAATGGCCGCCCGTGTCGCCCAGGACATTCCGGAGGGCGCGTATGTCAATCTTGGTATCGGCCTTCCAACTAAGGTGGCGAATTACCTACCGGTTGACCGCGAAGTTTTTCTGCAAAGTGAGAACGGTTTGCTTGGCATGGGTCCCGCCCCCGCTTCTGGCGAGGAGGATTGGGAGTTGATCAACGCTGGCAAACAAGCGGTAACCTTGCTGACGGGCGGCTGCTTCTTCCACCATGCAGACAGCTTTGCCATGATGCGGGGAGGGCACATCGACATTTGCGTCTTGGGTGCATTCCAGGTGTCAACGACTGGCGACCTCGCTAATTGGCATACTGGAGAACTAGACGCGATCCCCGCTGTTGGTGGCGCCATGGACCTCGCTATCGGCGCCAAACAGACCTTTGTGATGATGGAACTGCTCACCAAGCAGGGGACAAGCAAGCTCGTCGAACGCTGCACTTATCCGCTGACGGGGCTGGGCTGCGTGTCGCGCGTCTACACCGATCTTGCTGTGTTCGAGACAGGTGCGGAAGGTGCTCGAGTTGTTGAAGCGGTCGACGGTTTGAGTTTGGACGATCTTTGCCACCTCACTGGGGTTTCGCTGCGCCTATCCCACAATTCGAGCAATGCACGCGGATGTACGCAAAGGGTGTTGGCAATTGAATGA
- a CDS encoding 3-oxoacid CoA-transferase subunit A, with protein MIDKATPNAEAAVADIFDGASVMIGGFGTAGMPDELIDALIARDVSDLTIINNNAGNGERGVAALIRDGRVRKIICSFPRQSDSHYFDAAYRAGKIELELVPQGNLAARIHAAGSGLGAIFTPTGYGTLLAEGKQTQDIGGRNYVLEYPIHADFALIKAHQGDRWGNLVYRKTARNFGPIMAMAAEVTVAQVNEIVPLGALDPEAIVTPGIFVQRVVEVAPTAATQAAA; from the coding sequence GTGATCGACAAGGCCACACCCAATGCTGAGGCTGCTGTAGCCGACATTTTCGATGGTGCGTCGGTAATGATAGGCGGCTTCGGTACTGCAGGCATGCCAGACGAGTTGATTGATGCCCTAATCGCTCGTGACGTAAGCGACCTCACGATCATCAATAACAATGCGGGCAACGGTGAGCGGGGAGTGGCAGCACTGATCCGTGATGGAAGGGTGCGAAAAATCATTTGTTCCTTCCCGCGCCAGTCTGACTCGCACTACTTCGACGCGGCTTATCGTGCCGGAAAGATCGAATTGGAGCTTGTGCCGCAAGGTAATTTGGCGGCGCGAATACATGCGGCGGGCTCTGGACTTGGTGCGATTTTCACGCCCACCGGCTATGGCACTCTACTCGCCGAAGGTAAGCAGACGCAGGACATTGGTGGTCGCAACTATGTCCTCGAATACCCCATCCACGCTGACTTCGCGCTGATCAAAGCGCATCAAGGAGATCGATGGGGCAACTTGGTTTATCGGAAGACCGCGCGCAACTTTGGGCCAATTATGGCGATGGCGGCTGAGGTCACCGTCGCTCAAGTTAATGAGATCGTGCCGCTCGGTGCACTCGATCCTGAAGCCATCGTAACGCCTGGTATCTTTGTCCAGCGTGTGGTGGAAGTAGCGCCCACCGCAGCAACCCAAGCGGCTGCCTGA
- a CDS encoding acyl-CoA dehydrogenase family protein: MNKPFVSTTMEAKSATPIDFAQRAAALRDLIEQETANPANAKCTPTAVVEAARDEGLFWLLVPEKFGGSDASLVNFAKAMEELSSADSSVGWTIAAQSIGTMVAGNFCSEEHTERMFSGAKMPIMTATYAPSGRATYEDGTYRGSGTYSFGSGIDHADWVSSALVVMDGDKPMLQEDGKPKIVGAFLPREKVNVTGNWNVPGMQATGSYDYELPETVIHESWTFNQYWTEPTQTSRAASVGTLMAVCAGHVAVALGIARRSLHEAARAANAKKRLYATNALSDTPTFKIDFVRHEALYEAARALAYQLLEAADAKIAAGGKLDETEQQRIRQMTTWVHQVCRDVGVYAYGSVSSSLRLPSILAKNVMDAAVAAQHYIVNDMSMIDAAPFVIERWADESAKSVVS; the protein is encoded by the coding sequence ATGAACAAGCCATTCGTCAGCACCACAATGGAAGCTAAGAGCGCTACACCGATCGATTTCGCGCAGAGGGCTGCTGCTTTGCGTGATCTTATCGAGCAAGAAACGGCAAATCCTGCCAATGCAAAGTGCACCCCTACGGCCGTGGTCGAGGCTGCCCGTGATGAAGGGCTTTTCTGGCTTCTCGTGCCAGAAAAATTTGGCGGCTCGGATGCCAGTTTGGTCAACTTTGCCAAGGCAATGGAAGAATTGTCTAGCGCGGATTCGTCGGTTGGCTGGACGATCGCTGCCCAAAGTATTGGAACCATGGTCGCCGGCAATTTCTGTAGCGAAGAACATACCGAACGAATGTTCAGTGGTGCGAAAATGCCGATCATGACCGCAACTTATGCGCCGAGCGGTCGAGCGACATATGAAGACGGAACTTACCGTGGATCCGGCACCTACAGCTTCGGCTCAGGCATTGACCATGCAGACTGGGTGTCATCAGCGCTCGTGGTCATGGATGGGGACAAGCCCATGCTGCAAGAGGATGGCAAGCCCAAGATTGTGGGTGCGTTCTTGCCACGTGAAAAGGTCAACGTAACCGGGAACTGGAATGTACCTGGCATGCAAGCGACAGGCAGCTATGACTATGAATTGCCCGAAACGGTCATTCACGAGAGCTGGACTTTCAACCAATATTGGACGGAGCCTACCCAAACCTCACGCGCTGCGTCGGTCGGCACTTTAATGGCTGTTTGTGCGGGCCATGTTGCTGTAGCGCTGGGAATTGCCCGCCGATCCCTCCATGAGGCTGCCCGGGCGGCGAATGCCAAGAAACGACTCTATGCGACCAACGCATTGTCTGACACCCCAACCTTCAAGATCGACTTCGTGCGCCATGAAGCCCTTTATGAAGCAGCTCGTGCCCTGGCATATCAACTGTTAGAAGCTGCTGACGCGAAGATTGCGGCGGGTGGAAAGCTCGATGAAACCGAGCAGCAACGGATCCGTCAGATGACGACATGGGTCCACCAAGTCTGTCGCGACGTGGGCGTCTATGCTTACGGATCGGTATCCTCATCTCTCCGCTTGCCCAGTATTCTGGCTAAGAACGTCATGGATGCTGCAGTCGCTGCCCAGCACTACATCGTGAATGACATGAGCATGATCGATGCTGCCCCATTCGTAATTGAGCGATGGGCAGACGAAAGCGCAAAGAGCGTCGTTTCCTGA
- a CDS encoding heme-binding protein has protein sequence MSKNQIKLQSSRLSLKGALDVIEAGMSAAEQHGAPMAICVVDPSGLALASVRMDGAPMLAVDVASKKAWTAAQTGAPSGDVIHFISGDPGSHLSMPHVDQFTVVAGGLPIVIDGERLGALGVSGASADLDLAVAEAALAALS, from the coding sequence ATGTCGAAGAATCAAATCAAACTTCAAAGTAGTCGGCTTAGCTTAAAGGGCGCATTAGACGTTATCGAAGCGGGCATGTCGGCGGCCGAGCAACATGGTGCGCCCATGGCCATTTGCGTCGTTGACCCGTCCGGCCTTGCATTGGCTTCTGTCCGCATGGATGGGGCGCCGATGCTTGCGGTCGACGTTGCCAGCAAGAAGGCGTGGACGGCCGCTCAAACAGGCGCGCCCTCTGGAGACGTTATTCATTTCATCTCGGGTGATCCTGGTTCCCATTTGTCGATGCCTCACGTTGACCAGTTTACGGTTGTTGCCGGGGGCCTTCCGATTGTGATCGACGGCGAGCGCCTGGGTGCACTTGGCGTTAGCGGTGCATCGGCGGATCTCGACCTAGCCGTAGCTGAGGCCGCGCTGGCTGCACTTTCCTGA
- a CDS encoding CocE/NonD family hydrolase has protein sequence MFSTKWATSPREHDVIIERNVRIRMSDGVYLDGDLFRPASQGAFPAILGVHAYDNAMQSVPTMPQAMQGKNAQAEAGDPHFYVRRGYVHLIANARGTGRSEGLYSHYGPRDVEDIREIIAWLAEQPWCDGNVGMFGVSYFSVASKQVAATNPPALKAIWGQYGYTDFYRDKFYHGGILAHTFLTSWAKHLAGVRVDPWSRRNLGDEEYERRLAALRADKDIMAVPELAAAVRNSEDGPNPIILDVLLNPEDGPYWHERAPDLEAIKVPIMLGACWGMYGLHLPGEFRAWEKITAPKKMIVGPPIYLDRPVYQYAEASLRWFDHWLKGNDTGIMEEPAIQLFMMNSGGRWIDSQEWPLPETRWHNFFLHRDGLLSEHEFWPNEGATSFEDNNFNKRGAIEFTTPPLVEETEIVGPAKLTVYASTTDEEILLFASLWDVAEDGTSRILTRGWLRGTLSGVDPSKSSDWQTHHRLAGKTPIEPNVPKRYEINIIPTANRFPEGHRIRLRISASDDEVPESFLDLLAQGHLVRQRPSWISIHHDADHPSAIELPIISGNRIGTYISGGGARRKASGGDQGKRGWDRW, from the coding sequence ATGTTTTCGACGAAGTGGGCAACATCACCGCGTGAGCATGACGTCATCATTGAGCGGAATGTTCGAATTCGCATGTCTGATGGTGTCTACCTTGACGGCGATCTTTTCAGGCCCGCGTCGCAAGGAGCTTTCCCGGCTATCCTTGGCGTTCATGCCTATGACAATGCGATGCAAAGTGTCCCGACTATGCCCCAGGCAATGCAGGGCAAGAACGCTCAGGCTGAAGCGGGGGATCCCCATTTTTATGTGCGTCGCGGATATGTTCATCTCATCGCCAATGCGCGCGGAACCGGGCGGTCCGAGGGCCTTTACAGCCACTATGGCCCGCGGGACGTAGAAGACATCCGCGAGATCATTGCTTGGCTAGCGGAGCAGCCATGGTGCGATGGAAACGTAGGCATGTTTGGCGTTTCCTACTTCTCGGTTGCCTCAAAGCAGGTGGCGGCCACCAATCCGCCCGCTTTGAAAGCAATTTGGGGGCAATATGGCTATACGGACTTCTACCGCGATAAGTTCTATCATGGAGGCATTCTAGCCCACACGTTCCTCACTTCCTGGGCAAAGCACTTGGCGGGCGTCCGCGTGGACCCCTGGTCACGTCGCAACCTCGGCGACGAGGAATATGAGCGTAGGCTAGCAGCTCTTCGCGCAGATAAGGATATCATGGCGGTCCCCGAATTGGCTGCTGCTGTGCGCAATTCGGAAGACGGTCCCAATCCAATTATCTTGGACGTCCTCCTCAACCCGGAAGACGGTCCCTATTGGCATGAGCGTGCTCCTGATCTCGAAGCGATCAAAGTGCCGATCATGTTGGGCGCATGTTGGGGGATGTACGGACTACACCTGCCCGGCGAGTTCAGGGCTTGGGAGAAGATCACGGCTCCTAAGAAAATGATCGTCGGCCCACCCATTTATCTTGACCGGCCGGTCTACCAATATGCGGAAGCATCGCTTCGCTGGTTCGACCATTGGCTCAAGGGCAATGATACCGGGATCATGGAAGAGCCAGCCATTCAGCTCTTTATGATGAACAGTGGCGGACGGTGGATTGATAGTCAGGAATGGCCACTTCCCGAGACGCGCTGGCACAATTTCTTTCTCCATCGGGATGGCCTGTTGAGTGAACATGAATTCTGGCCCAACGAAGGTGCGACCAGCTTCGAAGACAATAACTTCAATAAAAGGGGTGCGATTGAATTCACTACGCCGCCACTTGTTGAGGAAACCGAAATCGTTGGCCCCGCTAAGCTTACAGTCTACGCCTCGACGACTGACGAGGAGATCTTGCTCTTTGCTAGCCTGTGGGATGTCGCTGAAGACGGAACATCGCGCATTTTGACCAGAGGTTGGTTGCGGGGCACTCTGTCAGGCGTCGACCCGAGTAAATCGTCCGATTGGCAAACCCACCACAGGCTTGCGGGCAAGACACCAATCGAACCGAACGTACCGAAACGTTATGAGATTAACATAATTCCGACGGCCAACCGTTTCCCGGAGGGGCATCGGATACGCTTGAGGATTAGCGCGTCGGACGACGAAGTTCCGGAGAGCTTCCTTGATTTATTGGCGCAAGGGCACCTGGTTCGACAGCGGCCCTCATGGATATCAATCCATCATGATGCCGACCACCCTTCAGCCATTGAACTGCCGATCATCAGCGGCAATCGGATTGGAACCTATATTTCCGGGGGAGGAGCACGCCGCAAGGCAAGTGGCGGCGATCAAGGAAAGCGCGGCTGGGATCGCTGGTAG
- a CDS encoding maleylacetate reductase translates to MMDFVFTANPARVIFRPGAVQALAEEADNLGCRRLLLLSTAGRADDARAAAHSLGNRMAAVFTGARMHTPIDVTLEAIEIAKTAQVDGIVSYGGGSTIGLGKAIAFRTDLPQIVLPTTYAGSEMTPILGETEHGVKTTKASPKILPEVVIYDVDLTMSLPAATSGTSGINAIAHAVEALYSRQRNPIVSGWALEGIAALHQALPKIVNDQMNREARSQALFGAWLCGLCLGHVGMSLHHKLCHTLGGSFNLPHAETHTVILPHALAYNAPAIPEVIAQLQAVMSDDPVTALRDLAQTVGAPSSLKALGMSQDQIDDAVRLAVSNPYWNPRPIEASPLRKLLENAWHGVRPVLGEY, encoded by the coding sequence ATGATGGACTTCGTCTTCACGGCCAATCCTGCCCGCGTCATTTTTCGTCCGGGCGCCGTACAAGCCCTAGCGGAAGAGGCAGATAATCTTGGATGCAGGCGTCTGCTGCTGCTTTCGACAGCAGGTCGCGCAGACGATGCCAGGGCAGCGGCGCATTCACTTGGAAACCGCATGGCCGCGGTATTTACCGGCGCTCGAATGCACACGCCGATCGATGTAACGCTCGAAGCGATTGAGATCGCCAAGACAGCCCAGGTCGACGGAATTGTATCCTACGGAGGCGGGTCAACGATCGGCCTGGGAAAAGCCATCGCCTTTAGAACCGACCTCCCCCAGATCGTTCTCCCTACGACCTATGCTGGCTCCGAAATGACGCCAATTCTGGGCGAAACCGAACATGGGGTTAAAACCACAAAGGCGAGCCCGAAGATCCTTCCCGAAGTTGTGATCTACGACGTCGATCTGACGATGTCCCTTCCGGCAGCAACATCTGGCACTAGCGGGATCAATGCCATCGCGCACGCTGTCGAAGCTCTCTACTCCCGCCAGCGAAATCCGATCGTGTCAGGCTGGGCCCTCGAGGGCATCGCGGCCTTGCATCAGGCACTCCCCAAAATCGTCAACGATCAGATGAACCGAGAAGCGCGGTCACAAGCGCTTTTTGGCGCGTGGCTTTGCGGACTTTGCCTTGGCCACGTCGGCATGAGCCTACACCACAAGCTGTGCCATACCTTGGGAGGATCGTTCAATCTGCCGCATGCTGAAACTCACACCGTCATACTTCCCCACGCGCTCGCCTATAATGCACCTGCAATCCCCGAGGTCATCGCGCAACTTCAGGCTGTCATGAGTGATGATCCTGTCACGGCTTTGCGTGATCTAGCGCAAACCGTGGGAGCCCCGTCAAGCCTGAAAGCATTGGGAATGTCGCAAGATCAAATAGACGACGCCGTGCGCTTGGCAGTTTCCAACCCTTATTGGAATCCTCGACCGATAGAGGCGTCCCCCCTTCGAAAATTACTGGAAAACGCATGGCACGGTGTTCGACCAGTTCTAGGAGAGTATTGA
- a CDS encoding intradiol ring-cleavage dioxygenase, with product MTEDKLYFSIDRSVDEVNSRIGKNSNPRLQNIMEVVVSHLHAAIKEVNLTTEEWMGAIQFLTETGQICSDWRQEFILLSDVLGVSMLVDAINHQRPNGSTENTVLGPFHVADAPHYPMGSNISLDGKGESMLVSGQVVDIDGKPIAGALLDVWQANDDGFYDVQQRGIQPEWNLRGVFRTGPDGKYWFKTTKPRWYPIPNDGPVGKLLEALDRHPNRPAHIHFIVTAPGHDTVVTHIFDPDCPFLSEDPVFGVKTSLIANIESVDDPDKAKQVGLSNPFLAIDWDFTLAPLEKARVTA from the coding sequence ATGACCGAAGACAAACTTTACTTCAGCATTGACCGCTCAGTAGATGAGGTAAACTCGCGGATCGGCAAAAATTCTAATCCACGACTACAAAATATCATGGAGGTCGTCGTAAGCCATCTTCACGCCGCAATAAAGGAAGTTAATCTTACGACTGAAGAATGGATGGGTGCGATCCAATTTCTGACAGAAACCGGTCAAATATGCTCCGACTGGAGACAGGAGTTCATTCTACTTTCGGATGTTCTCGGCGTCTCGATGTTGGTTGACGCAATCAATCATCAGCGACCTAACGGCTCAACTGAAAATACCGTCCTGGGCCCCTTCCACGTCGCCGATGCGCCGCACTACCCTATGGGCAGCAATATCTCGCTCGACGGAAAAGGCGAGTCGATGCTGGTTTCAGGGCAAGTTGTCGACATCGATGGCAAGCCTATTGCCGGGGCTTTGCTTGATGTCTGGCAGGCTAATGACGACGGTTTTTACGACGTCCAACAGAGAGGCATCCAGCCAGAGTGGAATTTGCGGGGCGTATTTCGGACGGGACCTGACGGCAAATACTGGTTCAAGACCACGAAACCTCGCTGGTACCCCATTCCGAACGACGGACCAGTAGGGAAATTGCTAGAGGCATTAGATCGGCATCCAAATCGTCCTGCCCATATTCACTTCATAGTCACCGCACCGGGGCATGACACGGTGGTCACACACATATTTGATCCTGACTGCCCCTTTCTGTCAGAGGATCCCGTTTTCGGCGTCAAGACGTCGCTGATTGCCAATATCGAGTCCGTTGACGACCCTGACAAAGCCAAGCAGGTCGGGCTTTCAAACCCATTCTTGGCGATTGACTGGGATTTCACGCTCGCACCCCTGGAGAAAGCAAGGGTCACAGCCTGA
- a CDS encoding TetR/AcrR family transcriptional regulator yields the protein MEAAKVIFLSEGYAAASMDRISEQAGVSKMTVYRHFKDKEALFIETINQQCDGIYQFGSHEPAASRDEAISELKSYGAAFINLVTAPDVLGIYQTLLGEMLRFPDLGRMFFDIVIAKSIESIRHILSGIFPPEQADWRAPAFMHLVMGDSYQRLSLGKLTRAECLERSAEEIDRAARLIVCNIDD from the coding sequence GTGGAAGCCGCGAAAGTGATTTTCCTTTCAGAAGGCTACGCAGCAGCCAGCATGGACCGAATTTCGGAGCAAGCCGGTGTGTCCAAGATGACAGTCTATCGCCATTTTAAGGACAAAGAAGCGCTTTTCATTGAAACAATTAACCAGCAGTGCGACGGAATCTACCAGTTTGGTAGCCATGAGCCGGCAGCGTCGAGAGATGAAGCAATTTCTGAGCTGAAGAGCTACGGCGCGGCCTTTATTAACCTCGTCACTGCTCCAGATGTCCTCGGGATTTATCAGACACTGCTCGGCGAAATGCTACGCTTTCCCGATCTTGGCCGCATGTTTTTCGATATCGTGATTGCAAAGTCGATCGAAAGCATCAGGCATATTCTGTCAGGCATATTCCCGCCGGAGCAGGCTGACTGGCGTGCGCCAGCTTTTATGCACCTCGTGATGGGCGACAGCTATCAACGGCTTAGCCTCGGTAAGTTGACACGTGCCGAATGCCTTGAGCGTAGCGCTGAAGAGATCGATCGGGCAGCGCGCCTAATAGTCTGCAACATCGACGACTGA
- a CDS encoding SDR family oxidoreductase, whose protein sequence is MGRLSDKVCIITGTGGSMGRQAAELFAAEGAKVVGCDVDVAAAEACVAAVRAAGGEMTSLHPCNLTNVDDCQRLADCAVTNYGGIDVLYNNASMAYFGWLEEISDDDWHRTIDQEVNLIYYMTRAAWPQLKKRGGSLINTASVSAWIAYKVLPAIAHTAAKGAVLAMSRQLAMEGSEHRIRVNTISPGLIETKQTKAFLELPDWSSYMIDKIMLGRPGLPKEVAYTALFLASDESSFITGADIRVDGGTTSW, encoded by the coding sequence ATGGGCCGACTTTCAGACAAGGTTTGTATCATAACCGGAACCGGCGGGAGCATGGGGCGGCAGGCGGCCGAGTTATTTGCTGCGGAAGGCGCGAAAGTTGTTGGCTGCGATGTAGACGTGGCGGCTGCCGAAGCCTGTGTTGCCGCAGTGCGGGCAGCGGGTGGCGAGATGACATCCCTACACCCGTGCAATCTCACAAATGTCGATGATTGCCAGCGCCTCGCTGATTGCGCCGTCACGAACTATGGCGGCATAGATGTACTCTATAACAACGCATCGATGGCCTATTTCGGATGGCTCGAAGAGATCAGCGATGATGACTGGCACCGAACGATCGACCAGGAAGTAAACCTCATATACTACATGACGAGAGCAGCCTGGCCCCAGCTCAAGAAGAGAGGTGGTTCGCTCATCAATACTGCATCGGTGTCAGCTTGGATCGCCTACAAGGTACTTCCTGCCATTGCCCATACTGCCGCTAAGGGGGCGGTTCTTGCCATGAGCCGCCAGTTGGCGATGGAAGGAAGCGAACATCGTATCCGCGTCAACACAATTTCACCTGGGTTGATTGAAACCAAGCAGACGAAAGCTTTTTTGGAATTGCCTGACTGGTCGAGCTATATGATCGATAAGATCATGCTTGGACGCCCAGGCCTCCCCAAGGAGGTCGCCTACACGGCCTTGTTCCTGGCTTCAGATGAGAGTTCGTTCATCACAGGCGCCGATATTCGGGTTGACGGCGGAACAACGAGCTGGTGA
- a CDS encoding alkene reductase produces the protein MLQDPVTIGSMRLRNRAVMAPMTRNRATIDEVPTPIMAEYYSQRAADAGLIITECSQVSPQGRGYLRTPGSYSLTQVDGWRPIVQAVQERGAKIFLQLYHSGRQSHPSMQVDGALPVAPSAIKADGQIFTAEGLQDHVTPRALERGEIPGVVEQFANAARNALTAGFDGIELHGAFGYLIDQFLRDGSNQRTDEYGGTIENRSRFLLEIVDAVTQVFPADRVGVRVSPIVRAMSMSDSNPQALFNYLAEQLGKRRIGYLHLLEMGDDPFDWPGLKQRFGGICIANCDYDEVRAEAVLASGRAELVSFARLYLANPDLLRRFALGAPLNQVDPETFYQGEERGYTDYPALNTEN, from the coding sequence ATGCTTCAGGACCCGGTGACGATTGGATCGATGCGCCTCCGCAATCGTGCGGTGATGGCTCCGATGACGAGGAATCGCGCTACAATTGATGAGGTCCCCACGCCGATAATGGCAGAGTACTATTCGCAGCGTGCTGCTGATGCGGGCCTGATTATCACAGAATGCTCACAAGTTTCACCGCAAGGACGAGGTTACCTAAGGACGCCCGGTAGCTATTCGCTGACGCAAGTCGATGGTTGGCGACCTATCGTTCAGGCGGTTCAGGAACGGGGCGCAAAGATCTTCCTGCAACTTTATCATAGTGGTCGTCAGTCTCATCCGAGCATGCAGGTGGACGGCGCACTGCCGGTGGCTCCTTCGGCCATCAAGGCCGATGGGCAAATCTTCACGGCGGAAGGACTGCAGGATCACGTGACGCCACGCGCACTTGAACGCGGTGAGATACCCGGCGTTGTCGAGCAGTTCGCGAACGCGGCACGAAACGCACTGACAGCTGGTTTCGATGGGATCGAATTGCATGGCGCATTTGGCTACCTGATCGACCAGTTCCTTCGTGACGGTTCCAATCAGCGAACGGATGAATACGGGGGGACGATCGAAAACCGGAGCCGTTTTCTTCTCGAGATCGTCGACGCGGTGACCCAGGTGTTTCCTGCCGACCGCGTTGGTGTGCGTGTCTCACCGATAGTACGCGCGATGAGCATGTCTGATAGTAATCCCCAGGCACTATTCAACTATTTGGCGGAACAGCTTGGCAAGAGACGGATCGGTTACCTGCATCTTCTCGAGATGGGTGATGATCCGTTTGATTGGCCGGGCCTGAAACAGCGATTTGGGGGAATTTGCATCGCCAATTGCGACTACGACGAAGTTCGAGCGGAAGCTGTTCTTGCGTCCGGACGGGCTGAGCTGGTTTCATTCGCTCGCCTCTATCTTGCTAATCCCGATCTCTTACGGCGCTTCGCTCTCGGAGCACCGCTTAACCAGGTTGATCCCGAGACTTTTTATCAAGGGGAAGAGCGCGGTTACACGGACTATCCGGCACTCAACACGGAAAACTAG
- a CDS encoding flavin reductase family protein: MNKPASINGARFRRVLGNYPTGVCVVTALETDGSPVGLTIGSFTSVSLDPTLVAFFADKRSSTWAQIQNIGRFCVNVLSDDQVEICRNFSQRGGEKFFGLPYRFSPNGSPVLEGVVAWIDCDLQEVYEAGDHDMAIGAVVELDTPEEAEASEPLIFFQGKFCRLQAID; the protein is encoded by the coding sequence ATGAATAAACCAGCTTCAATAAATGGTGCGAGATTTCGCCGCGTGCTGGGTAATTACCCAACCGGTGTCTGCGTGGTTACGGCCCTGGAAACGGATGGATCACCGGTTGGCCTAACGATCGGGTCATTCACTTCGGTGTCACTTGATCCCACGCTTGTGGCATTTTTTGCCGACAAGCGCTCGAGCACTTGGGCGCAAATTCAGAACATCGGGCGGTTTTGCGTGAATGTTCTCTCGGATGATCAGGTGGAAATCTGCCGGAATTTTTCCCAAAGGGGCGGTGAGAAGTTCTTCGGGCTACCCTATCGTTTTTCTCCTAACGGGTCGCCTGTCCTCGAGGGCGTCGTCGCTTGGATCGATTGCGATCTGCAGGAAGTCTATGAGGCAGGCGATCACGATATGGCAATTGGAGCCGTAGTCGAGCTCGATACTCCTGAGGAAGCCGAGGCCAGCGAACCTTTGATCTTCTTTCAGGGGAAATTCTGTCGCCTGCAGGCCATCGATTGA
- a CDS encoding SDR family oxidoreductase gives MESGEKGEAAMTPGAPITGRQRGRTIVVTGGSNGIGQAFVKRLAAEGADVVICDLADGSEAIDLVEVGTGSAVWLPCDLSDPHSIEAFGAEVERRSLHVDAIVHAAGIYPLRPIEDIGFDEWRRVFAVNIDSLFHLVQKFLPGMRSRGWGRIVGVTSNTFQLGTASLSHYVASKGALIGFIRSLSREIGEIGITVNGISPSITRTKTIEAGPQGAFLEPMSQMQSIKRVAVPEDYPGTLSFLLSDDAAFITGQNISVDGGWTYA, from the coding sequence GTGGAATCTGGTGAAAAGGGCGAAGCCGCGATGACGCCTGGAGCACCGATTACTGGCAGGCAGCGAGGCCGGACCATCGTTGTAACCGGCGGTAGCAATGGCATCGGTCAGGCATTCGTCAAACGCCTGGCAGCGGAAGGCGCGGATGTTGTCATTTGCGATCTAGCGGACGGCAGTGAAGCGATTGATCTCGTAGAGGTTGGTACCGGGAGTGCAGTATGGCTTCCATGTGACCTTTCGGATCCGCATTCAATCGAAGCGTTTGGTGCTGAGGTGGAGCGGCGCTCACTCCACGTTGACGCGATTGTCCATGCTGCCGGTATTTACCCATTAAGGCCGATTGAGGACATCGGGTTTGATGAATGGCGGCGAGTATTTGCAGTTAACATCGACTCGTTGTTTCACCTCGTACAGAAGTTCCTGCCTGGCATGCGCTCTCGTGGCTGGGGCCGGATCGTCGGCGTGACTTCGAACACCTTCCAACTCGGTACTGCAAGCCTGAGCCACTATGTGGCAAGTAAAGGCGCGCTAATCGGTTTCATCCGTTCTCTCTCGCGGGAGATTGGCGAAATCGGGATAACGGTCAACGGAATCTCGCCAAGCATTACCCGTACCAAAACTATCGAGGCAGGCCCACAGGGGGCGTTCCTCGAACCCATGTCTCAAATGCAAAGTATCAAAAGAGTGGCTGTGCCAGAGGATTACCCTGGAACGCTCTCCTTCCTGCTTTCAGACGATGCCGCGTTCATCACTGGCCAGAACATCTCCGTCGACGGTGGTTGGACCTATGCTTGA